The Anopheles gambiae chromosome 2, idAnoGambNW_F1_1, whole genome shotgun sequence genomic sequence CTTCACCCGGGACGGATCGATTTCGCACGGCTTCCGCTCGGCAAAGATCTGCTCCACGATCGGGCGCAGCGTCGCGTGCAGATAGTGCAGCCCCGACAGCCGCATCGCCTCGTCCATCATCTTCGACACGAGCGTGTTGCCGCGGAAGATGGTGGTCGGATCGGTGAGTTTCGAAATTTCGTGATCGGCCAGCGCCTTTATCATCGGCGCAATCACGTTGGTGTGGGTGAACAGGCGCACGAGCGGCTGCGCCACCTCCGTCTTGTTGTGGCTAATCTCGCCGAGTATGTGGACCGCGCTGGCCGTGATCGGTTTCTGCTCGATCGACTGTATCAGCACGTTGTACAGCTGGTCGTAGGTCGCGAGCGGAAACACGTGGTCGGAGGTGTAGTTTAGCTTGAGCCGCAGCGACCCGAGCGAATTGTCGCACGACAGCcgggtgccgggcggggtcgCGCACGTGCGCATCGGCCGCGACTGGCTGGTGCGGGGCTGCAGAAAGTACCAGGCGCTCGGCTGGACCgcattctgctgctgcttcccccGCACCGGGATGCGGATCTCGCCCAGAAACACGTCGTCGCCAATGCCCGGGCTGGCGTGCTTGAAGCTAATGACGACCTCGCACAGGTCCGCACCGCCGAGCGGCATCACCGTGTACATGTTGTTGCTATCACTTTTCGCCGAGTCGCCCCCGCACGTATCGATGCACAGATCGAAGCAGAACGTTTCGTCGAACGACGGGTTGATCGTCTTCTTCCGCACCTTCGTTCGCTTGGTGATGGTCTTTTTGTTCGAGTAGTGCGCCGCCACGACCGCGTACGGATCGCAGAGCCCGTTCTTGCGCGCCAGCTCCACACACTCGGTCAGCTTGATTTTGATCTGGCTGCTGTAAGCACCACCGCCAACGCCACCGCCACCTCCACCAACGCCACCGCCACTACCAACGGACGACAGCAGTCCACCGGAACCGTGCCCGTGCCCTAGCTCGCCATTGCCGTTGGTGTAAAGCGACAGCAGCAGTGGGGACGTGTGGGTAGGGTCGAACAGCTTCAGCAGGGGCGCTATTTGGCccgcaccgccaccaccaccaccaccaccaccaccgacgctGCCATCCACCGCACCGCCGAGGAGTGTGTGCGCGTTGTTGCTGCCACCCTTGGTCGGGTAAAATAACTTTAGGTTTGTACTATTCACGGCACTGTTTAGCTGTACCGCCATCAGCGCATGGTTGGACGACGGGTTGGGCGAGTGGGAAGGAGGCGGATGCTGGTAAGGAAGGATACCACCGTTCTCCTTCgactcaccaccaccaccgaccccGGACGCGCTGTGCAGATGATGGTGAAGAAGATTGTGCTGGTTTAGATGGTTTTGGTGAAGAagaagctgttgctgctgctgctgttgctgctgctgctgctgctgctgctggtgcaatCGGGATAGCGTGGTCGGCTGGGTCAGATACCGGTAGTCCTCGAACTCGCCGGTATGCTGCTTCAGGTTGCCCACACCGTCATCGATGCTGATCAGCAGATGGGCCATGCCCTGCACCTCCGAGTCCTCGTCGACCGGCCGCAGCGGGAACCAGTGATCCTTGTGATTGTACTGGTGCAGATCCTCGCGCCGGATCGCGATCTTGCCGTACGGTTTGTCCTGCTTCAGGTGCCGGTCCCGGTCCCACACGTACACGGACAGGTAGCGAAACGGGCGCGGTATCTCGAACTGGTACTCCTCGCCAAAGAACGGCGACAGCGTCCGCTCGATCGTGGGCGTCCGGCATATTTCCTCCTGGTCGAGTGCGATCGTGCAGTAGACGTCCCGGTTTTCTTTGGACGACGTGGTGGTACCACTGCCATTGCTGCTGCGTCCTACGAGACTTTTCGCTTCGCCTGTTAAagaatgaaagagagagagagagagagtgtgtgtatgagcaCATTGTAGTGTACCATAAAACAAGGTTTTATATGCAATGAGAATAAATTAAAGGCAAACAATTATAATGCCCTTAAGCGCAAATTCTGCTTCGCTTCGAGAGCTTCGCACACCGTTGCCATTTACTGCGCTAAACTCCGtcttttttcaaatttcaacagTTGATATTCTCAACACGTGCAGCAGCACCTAGTAGCAACGGCAGCGCAACCATTCACGCCACACCTCGCCACCGGGAAGCCTCCGGAAACAGAGGGACATTCAAATGACATTGCAAGAACACgccgatgatggtggtggtgctgtgtttgtgtgttttacccTCCTGTCCTTAAATTGAACCACAACGAACACCGTTTTGCACGTCTCTGTATCGTGTGTGTACGTAATGTGTAAACCACGCTCCTGCTGGCATGATGACTGTGTGCAAGCCAACTTATTCTCGTTGCGGATATGGGAAATTGATAAGGCCAATGCCGGCACGGTTACAGcacgcgacgacgacgacgatgacgaggaCAATGCGGGACGGAAACGAAAACCCTAGCAGACCCGCAGGCGACGACGCTCTGCTTCGTTGCGCGCCACCCGACTGCGCTGTCCTATAGGAATCGCGCACGCGAATGTGTGATGTCATTCTCTATTCCTCTACGAatggggcacacacacacgcgggagTTAGACGGAAGTTTGACACACTTTGTAGTGGTGGTTGTGACACGGTGGCAAATGCAATCCTATTGGGCGATTCGCTATTCGCTTCCGAATGGATTCAGCACGTGTTCGCGCATTAGCAACAAAGTGAATCATATTAATGCATGAAGTAGGAGTGTAGGCCCCGTGCGCTTACTGCGCTACACTCCATAGCTGTTCACCCTTTTTCACCCAAAACCGACCCTTCCCTTATAGTTAGTTACTTGACATGGACACCATATTCTAGCAACTGAGCAAACGAAGCAAAGGAAGCATGTTGAGGAGAATTCCACCATACCACAGGGGAAAAAGGTCACCCCCCAACGGGGGATATAGACTACATTTTCCAGGATGGGGGGTGGAGAGGAAAGGTCCTCTAACGAGTTGTGAATGATTGATATCGGCAAACGAAGGGGGGCCCGATATCCGCGCGTCTCACTGCGTTATGAATGAAGTACGGGCGCCCACCGCACTGCCACCATATCTCTGTTACACGTTTTGATTCAAAGAAAGTGTCGACCATCCTTCCACTCCCCCAAacgggtgggtgggtgggtctTTGCGCATGTCACACGGTTCTGTCCGCAGGTATACCAtgcttggggggggggggcggtttGCCAAGTGGCTGCAAATAGCAGTATAGCGAAACACGGTTAATGGCCTGCGATGGGCGACAAGAAAAGCGCCAACACGACGTGTGAGTgtatttgcgtgtgtgtgtgtgtgtgtgtagctcaATGCGATTGACAATAATTGACAATAAATGAAGTCATCCGGCAGGGCGGGCCGGGCCGGCGGGCGGTTGGGTGGGCGTAGGGCTACCCAAACACCCGCGCAAACCCGTGCCACCCGCGCCCGCAgctgttggtggtgggttGACATTCATCCACCCATCGTAATGGATTCCTTCTTGCCGGTCCCCGATCGGTTGCGCgttgaatgtgttttcttgGGAGTGCCGCAGGTCGCTTGATCTCCCCTtaactctcactctctctctctctgtttctctcttcaATCTGCTGTCAATTTTAATCTCCATTCATAACGAAAGGTTCGACCCCTCCACAACCACCCACGCCACACGGATTGGAGAGCGTGTTTCGATCGATTTTGACATCAATTCactgcatatgtgtgtgtgtgtggagcgcGAATgtaaccaacaaaaaaaaatcgcgtCAGTATCATCGAAGCGTTACACTTCACGGCGAAGTGGCGATTGAGGGAGTTGAGGCGATCCCCGGAGAAATAGTCTGCTTCGACTCCTGTCCTGTTTCTTGTGGAGAGGgatgggtggtggtgattTTACTTTTATGTTGGcgtgttgttggtgtttggTGGTTAATGTAGTCGTGTCCACATCGTTTTGAAGGACTTTTGTAGGATGTTTGCTGCTCTAAGCGGTTTGGTGAGGCAcaaacgcgcgcacacatgtTTGTGACAGTGTGCCTCCTTTAAAAGGTCAAACTAACGTGCGTTAGCCTGTTGCGGTTAATGTTGCGGCTGACACGTTCAAGGGCGAAGCGCGTGTTCCGCAACGGTGGGTTCAACATAGCTAAACATTACACACAGATAGTTAAGCAAAAACAAGCAGCTTTTAGGCTCCGATAAACCAACTTTCCCTTCGCCATGTAcggcttcttcttctggcaTGCGCGTTGCAAGTAAACTCATTTTAAGCAGCTGATTAAGAAAACTCCGACCCCATCAATGAAACAAATGCCAAACCgggtacaagcacacacatcgTTGCGCTGTGTCGTCTACCAGTTTAATGTATTACTTTTCACACCACCATCGGCACGATGTAGCGCGAAGGGGGCACACG encodes the following:
- the LOC1269298 gene encoding GTPase-activating protein; its protein translation is MADDTRKVRVEEQLKIKIGEAKSLVGRSSNGSGTTTSSKENRDVYCTIALDQEEICRTPTIERTLSPFFGEEYQFEIPRPFRYLSVYVWDRDRHLKQDKPYGKIAIRREDLHQYNHKDHWFPLRPVDEDSEVQGMAHLLISIDDGVGNLKQHTGEFEDYRYLTQPTTLSRLHQQQQQQQQQQQQQQQLLLHQNHLNQHNLLHHHLHSASGVGGGGESKENGGILPYQHPPPSHSPNPSSNHALMAVQLNSAVNSTNLKLFYPTKGGSNNAHTLLGGAVDGSVGGGGGGGGGGAGQIAPLLKLFDPTHTSPLLLSLYTNGNGELGHGHGSGGLLSSVGSGGGVGGGGGGVGGGAYSSQIKIKLTECVELARKNGLCDPYAVVAAHYSNKKTITKRTKVRKKTINPSFDETFCFDLCIDTCGGDSAKSDSNNMYTVMPLGGADLCEVVISFKHASPGIGDDVFLGEIRIPVRGKQQQNAVQPSAWYFLQPRTSQSRPMRTCATPPGTRLSCDNSLGSLRLKLNYTSDHVFPLATYDQLYNVLIQSIEQKPITASAVHILGEISHNKTEVAQPLVRLFTHTNVIAPMIKALADHEISKLTDPTTIFRGNTLVSKMMDEAMRLSGLHYLHATLRPIVEQIFAERKPCEIDPSRVKDVGAIEGNLHNLQDYVGKVFEAITQSAVKCPAILCEIFHNLRECAAKYFPQNKEVRYSVVSGFIFLRFFAPAILGPKLFDLTTEPGDDQINRTLTLISKTIQSMGNLVSSRSAQHPCKEKYTEQLYKKFCTEQHVEAIKHFLEVISTVGATGDSGDGLSSALEPVVLKEGMMTKRAQGRRRFGRRNFKQRYFRLTTQSLSYAKAKGKRPICDIPLTDILAVERLNERSFKMQNIFQIIKRDQRPLYVQTANCVEEKEWIDLLSKICQNNKARLVNFHPRAYINNAWTCCNESDQYAPGCTPVSSSSPIQMDLATALDPARDLQRLHSLIIANINSLEVLDPALNGTAYEDPMAARITIKKLNEIATTLEQIHRKYKSMLARDLKYGSRQAPIGDDNYLHMPRSGFTAAVMAAAAAAAAAAATTTTNTTGASNTAGVNGSSSNNSSSCLSNSGSSAVGIMGGGGGAGTGTVGLTPITVTTQHYPDAGLAHFFPHRGMLVRSADGGGDPLTQC